One segment of Aquimarina sp. BL5 DNA contains the following:
- a CDS encoding Rne/Rng family ribonuclease, with protein MNKELIIRSGSSTDFALLKDGKLIELHKEEDDSNFAVGDIFIAKIRKAVPGLNAAFVNVGYEKDAFLHYHDLGPQVSSLLKFIKRVSTGKLRDYSLKDFPFENDIDKHGVITDVLKSNQSLLVQIVKEPISTKGPRISSELSIAGRYIVLVPFSNRVSISQKIESSEEKERLKRLVKSIKPKGFGIIVRTVAEGKKVAELDRDLQNLVERWESMCKKLYKAPHPSKILGEMNRASSILRDVFNDTFTSIVVDEQDLCNQIKDYLQEIAPKKESIVKLHTSNVPVFEKHGIERQIKTSFGKTVSMSKGAYLVIEHTEAMHVIDVNSGNRSNKAKNQEDTALEVNLISATEVARQLRLRDMGGIIVVDFIDMNNADNRRTLFNHLREEMKDDRAKHKILPPSKFGLIQITRQRVRPEMNIKTREENPNGGNGEIEAPIGLIDKIKVDLEKLIKKEHKKLTLSAHPFIAAFLTKGFPSARSKWFIDHKRWVKVIPRDAYTYLEYHFHDKDGEVIK; from the coding sequence GTGAACAAAGAATTGATCATTAGATCTGGTTCCTCTACTGATTTTGCCTTATTAAAAGATGGAAAACTAATTGAATTACATAAGGAAGAAGACGACAGTAATTTTGCAGTAGGTGATATTTTTATTGCCAAAATCCGTAAAGCTGTCCCTGGTCTTAATGCCGCATTTGTTAATGTAGGCTATGAGAAAGATGCATTTTTGCATTATCATGATCTAGGTCCTCAAGTATCTTCTTTACTTAAATTCATTAAACGTGTAAGCACAGGTAAATTAAGAGATTATTCTCTAAAGGATTTTCCTTTTGAGAACGATATTGATAAACACGGAGTTATTACAGATGTGTTAAAATCAAATCAATCGCTATTGGTACAAATAGTAAAAGAACCTATTTCTACAAAAGGTCCTCGAATTAGCTCAGAGCTATCGATTGCTGGTAGATATATTGTTTTAGTACCTTTTTCTAACCGAGTTTCTATTTCACAAAAAATAGAATCATCAGAAGAAAAAGAACGTCTGAAAAGACTGGTAAAAAGTATTAAACCAAAAGGCTTCGGAATTATTGTACGTACAGTAGCAGAAGGCAAAAAAGTAGCAGAACTAGATAGAGATTTACAAAATCTAGTGGAACGCTGGGAGTCAATGTGTAAAAAATTATACAAAGCACCCCATCCATCAAAAATTTTAGGTGAAATGAATAGAGCATCCTCCATATTACGAGATGTCTTTAATGATACTTTCACTTCTATTGTTGTAGACGAACAAGATCTCTGCAACCAAATCAAAGATTATCTGCAAGAAATTGCACCAAAAAAAGAATCAATCGTAAAGTTACACACGTCTAACGTTCCTGTTTTTGAAAAACACGGTATCGAACGACAAATCAAAACAAGTTTTGGTAAAACAGTCTCCATGAGTAAAGGAGCCTATCTTGTAATCGAACACACTGAAGCAATGCACGTCATTGATGTAAATAGTGGAAACCGATCTAACAAAGCCAAAAATCAAGAAGACACTGCTCTAGAGGTCAACCTAATCAGTGCAACCGAAGTAGCCCGCCAACTACGTCTTAGAGATATGGGAGGTATTATTGTAGTCGATTTTATAGACATGAATAATGCTGATAACCGCAGAACGCTCTTCAATCACTTACGTGAAGAGATGAAAGACGACAGGGCGAAGCACAAAATTTTACCGCCAAGTAAGTTTGGCTTGATTCAGATAACGCGACAGCGTGTACGACCAGAAATGAATATTAAAACCCGTGAGGAAAATCCTAACGGAGGAAATGGCGAAATTGAGGCGCCAATAGGTTTAATAGACAAAATAAAGGTCGATTTAGAAAAACTAATTAAAAAAGAACATAAAAAGTTAACGCTTAGTGCGCACCCTTTTATTGCAGCTTTTTTAACTAAAGGATTTCCATCCGCCCGATCTAAATGGTTTATAGACCATAAAAGATGGGTAAAAGTAATACCTAGAGACGCTTACACGTATTTAGAATATCATTTCCACGATAAAGACGGAGAAGTGATAAAATAA
- a CDS encoding HU family DNA-binding protein — protein sequence MTKADIVAKISEKLGIEKGDVQATVETFMEEVKSSLESGDNVYLRGFGSFIIKTRAEKTGRNISKNTTIKIPAHNIPAFKPAKVFVEGVKTNVEVK from the coding sequence ATGACTAAAGCAGATATTGTAGCAAAAATTTCAGAAAAACTAGGAATTGAAAAAGGAGATGTTCAGGCAACTGTTGAAACCTTTATGGAAGAAGTAAAAAGTTCTTTAGAGAGCGGAGATAATGTATACCTAAGAGGTTTTGGTAGCTTTATCATCAAGACAAGAGCTGAAAAAACTGGTCGTAACATTTCTAAAAACACTACAATCAAAATACCTGCACATAATATTCCTGCTTTTAAGCCGGCGAAAGTATTTGTGGAAGGTGTAAAAACTAACGTAGAAGTTAAGTAA
- the mutY gene encoding A/G-specific adenine glycosylase gives MIFSKKLISWYLENKRSMPWRETTDPYRIWLSEIILQQTRVAQGLPYYLSFTDQYPTVFDLANAEEEQVLKLWQGLGYYSRARNLHTTAKYVANDLNGVFPSTYKDLLKLKGVGDYTASAIASICYNEAVPVVDGNVYRVLARYFNIDTPINSTQGIKEFKKIAFEFIDPEQPATYNQAIMEFGALQCKPQSPYCIVCPFNDSCESLKKGTVASLPVKLKKLKVKKRYFNYLIFSIKNQQTIIRQRIGKGIWQNLYEFPLIESDNDVDLTYIKDHDIFKNLMNAKSYDITLYKDEFKIHKLSHQHLYTRFYIVKMDEKPEMNGELDLVEIEKIREYPVPILLGNFIDSFF, from the coding sequence ATGATTTTCTCTAAAAAACTCATTTCGTGGTACTTAGAAAACAAAAGATCGATGCCTTGGAGAGAAACTACCGATCCATACCGCATTTGGTTAAGCGAAATTATACTTCAGCAGACCAGAGTTGCGCAAGGATTACCATATTATTTGTCTTTTACGGACCAATATCCGACTGTTTTTGATCTAGCAAACGCAGAAGAAGAACAAGTCCTAAAATTATGGCAAGGCTTAGGTTATTATTCTAGAGCAAGAAACTTGCACACTACTGCAAAATATGTAGCTAATGATCTTAATGGTGTTTTTCCTTCTACTTATAAGGATCTATTAAAGCTAAAAGGAGTTGGTGATTATACGGCTAGTGCTATCGCTTCTATTTGTTACAATGAAGCGGTTCCTGTAGTAGATGGTAATGTGTATCGTGTTTTGGCTAGATATTTTAATATAGATACTCCTATTAATAGTACACAAGGTATTAAAGAGTTTAAAAAAATTGCTTTTGAGTTTATAGATCCTGAGCAACCGGCGACTTATAATCAAGCAATTATGGAGTTTGGAGCGTTACAATGTAAACCTCAGAGTCCATATTGTATTGTCTGCCCATTTAACGACAGTTGTGAGTCTTTAAAAAAAGGAACTGTTGCTTCCTTGCCAGTAAAGCTTAAAAAATTAAAAGTCAAGAAGCGATATTTTAATTATTTGATATTTTCTATAAAAAACCAACAAACAATTATAAGACAAAGAATAGGTAAAGGGATTTGGCAAAACTTATACGAATTCCCTTTAATAGAAAGTGATAATGATGTAGATCTTACTTATATAAAGGATCACGATATTTTTAAAAATTTAATGAATGCTAAATCTTATGATATTACACTTTATAAGGATGAGTTTAAAATTCATAAGCTATCTCATCAGCATTTATATACTCGTTTTTACATTGTAAAAATGGATGAAAAACCTGAAATGAATGGTGAATTGGATCTAGTGGAAATAGAGAAAATTCGCGAATATCCGGTTCCTATATTATTAGGTAATTTTATAGATAGCTTTTTTTAG
- a CDS encoding single-stranded DNA-binding protein: MSGTLNKVMLIGHTGDEVKMHYFEGGNCIGRFPLATNDSYVNKTTGDRVTSTEWHNIVVRNKAAEICEKYLKKGDKVYIEGRLKTRKWQDDQGKDRYSTEIQCTDFTFLTPKTEGQHSEIIAEKQPDIHKPSVDSSQSVSSSPTEMEEDDLPF, encoded by the coding sequence ATGTCTGGAACGTTGAATAAAGTAATGCTTATTGGCCATACGGGTGATGAAGTAAAGATGCATTATTTTGAAGGAGGAAACTGTATTGGTAGATTTCCGCTAGCAACTAATGATTCTTATGTGAATAAAACTACAGGAGATAGAGTGACTTCTACAGAATGGCATAATATTGTAGTGCGAAATAAAGCGGCAGAAATCTGCGAAAAATACCTTAAAAAAGGAGATAAAGTATATATAGAAGGTCGTCTTAAAACCAGAAAGTGGCAAGATGATCAAGGAAAAGATAGATATAGTACAGAAATACAGTGTACTGATTTTACATTTTTAACTCCAAAAACTGAAGGTCAACACTCTGAAATAATTGCAGAAAAACAACCGGACATACATAAGCCTTCGGTTGATAGTTCACAATCGGTTTCATCTTCACCCACAGAAATGGAAGAAGATGATCTTCCGTTTTAA
- a CDS encoding gliding motility-associated protein GldE yields the protein MDPDPEPLFILLFAFDSMQAINLLVLILLLICSALISGSEVSLFSLTPSDLKLESEDPTVSQKIISKLLSRPKKLLATILVANNFINIAIVLLFDTLGEIYFKGLDDIVVPGLEWLSVRFVVEVGLVAFLILLFGEILPKIYASRNNVKFANFMARPLRVLDWIITPISLPMRSVTVLIHSRLGKQKSNISVDQLSQALELTSDTDTTSEEKKILEGIVSFGNTDTKQVMKPRIDIFALNQDMEYAKVIPEIIENGYSRIPVYKDSIDKVTGILYVKDLLPYINHKDYKWVDLVRAPYFVPENKKLDDLLNDFKDKKNHLAIVVDEYGGTSGLISLEDIIEEIVGDISDEFDDEDLIFSKLDDNNFVFEGRTSLKDFYKVVKLEDHSVFENKKGDAETIAGLLLEISGSFPKRGDVITVESYTFKIESLDNKRIKRIKLTINEE from the coding sequence TTGGACCCTGATCCCGAACCGTTGTTTATTTTATTATTTGCTTTTGATTCTATGCAGGCAATTAATTTGCTTGTCCTTATATTACTATTGATTTGTTCTGCCCTCATATCAGGTAGTGAGGTTTCATTGTTTTCGCTTACTCCATCAGATCTAAAGCTAGAAAGTGAGGATCCTACTGTTAGTCAAAAGATAATTTCAAAATTACTTAGCAGGCCCAAAAAATTGTTAGCTACAATATTGGTGGCAAATAACTTTATTAATATTGCAATAGTGTTGCTTTTTGATACGCTTGGTGAGATTTATTTTAAAGGTCTTGATGATATAGTTGTTCCAGGTTTAGAATGGTTAAGTGTTAGATTTGTTGTCGAAGTAGGTTTAGTTGCATTTCTCATTTTGCTATTTGGAGAAATATTACCAAAAATATATGCGAGTAGAAACAACGTGAAGTTTGCCAATTTTATGGCACGACCATTAAGAGTACTGGATTGGATTATTACTCCTATTAGTTTGCCAATGAGAAGTGTAACAGTATTAATTCATAGTAGGTTAGGCAAGCAGAAGTCGAATATCAGTGTGGATCAATTATCCCAAGCACTAGAGCTAACTTCGGATACGGATACAACCTCAGAAGAGAAAAAAATCCTAGAAGGCATCGTATCTTTTGGGAATACGGACACCAAACAGGTTATGAAGCCGAGGATTGATATTTTTGCTTTAAATCAAGACATGGAATATGCTAAGGTTATCCCAGAAATTATTGAAAATGGATATTCCCGTATTCCGGTATATAAAGATAGTATTGATAAAGTGACTGGAATTCTTTATGTCAAAGATTTATTACCTTATATCAATCACAAAGATTATAAATGGGTAGATCTTGTAAGAGCACCTTATTTTGTTCCGGAGAACAAGAAATTAGATGATTTATTAAATGATTTTAAAGATAAAAAAAATCACCTAGCTATAGTAGTAGATGAGTATGGTGGAACAAGTGGGTTAATTTCATTAGAAGATATTATTGAAGAAATTGTAGGGGATATTAGTGATGAATTTGATGATGAGGATTTGATATTCTCTAAATTAGATGATAATAATTTCGTTTTTGAAGGAAGAACATCGCTAAAGGATTTTTATAAAGTAGTTAAATTAGAAGATCATTCTGTTTTTGAGAATAAAAAAGGAGATGCAGAAACTATTGCTGGATTATTGTTAGAGATATCCGGTAGCTTTCCAAAAAGAGGAGATGTAATTACAGTTGAGTCCTATACTTTTAAAATAGAATCCTTGGACAATAAAAGAATTAAAAGGATAAAATTAACGATAAATGAAGAGTAG
- the gldD gene encoding gliding motility lipoprotein GldD encodes MKSRLSKFIVGILIGTLCSCGGETLPKPKGMLRLAYPAPKYEQASLDCSYNFEKNNISKFERAKNNKKCWYNIKYPKLNATVYLSYYDVNNNLDSLLRDAQNLTQEHFIKADAIQPKDFVYPEKKVYGRIYEVTGNAASSCQFYVTDSVNHFVSGSVYFKVKPNYDSILPAAKYLRNDIIHLMETVQWKE; translated from the coding sequence ATGAAGAGTAGACTGAGTAAATTTATAGTAGGAATTCTTATAGGTACTTTGTGTTCTTGTGGAGGAGAGACGTTGCCTAAACCTAAAGGGATGCTACGACTGGCTTATCCAGCTCCAAAATATGAACAGGCTTCGCTGGATTGCTCTTATAATTTTGAAAAAAACAATATTTCGAAGTTCGAAAGAGCAAAAAACAACAAGAAATGTTGGTATAATATAAAGTATCCAAAACTAAACGCTACTGTCTATCTTTCTTATTACGATGTGAATAATAATCTGGATTCTTTATTGAGAGATGCACAAAATCTTACACAAGAACATTTTATAAAAGCTGATGCTATACAGCCAAAAGACTTTGTTTATCCAGAGAAAAAAGTATATGGTAGGATATACGAAGTAACAGGAAATGCTGCTTCTTCTTGCCAGTTTTACGTTACAGATAGTGTCAATCATTTTGTGTCCGGTTCTGTTTATTTTAAGGTGAAACCAAACTATGATTCCATCCTTCCAGCAGCAAAATACTTACGAAATGATATAATTCATTTGATGGAGACGGTTCAGTGGAAAGAATAA
- a CDS encoding DMT family transporter gives MQNAKLKWIYLVVLSLVWGSSFILIKKSLIGLTPMQLGALRTLFAAVFLFLIGFRSIKTIKKEEWKWIIISGFLGTFIPAFLFAFAETEIDSGIASVLNSTTPLVTLILGVLIFSIRFSRNQLIGVVVGLIGCLALILEGASIHPNQNYWYASLVLCASVCYAMNVNIIKRYMQQISPMAIANGNFIVLVIPSLIVLYYSNFFDEKVITNSTMHTSLIYISILAVVGTGIAKVLFNKLVQISSPVFATSVTYTIPIVALMWGLLDGEEFSFYQVIAAGIIILGVYIANRKKIETHS, from the coding sequence ATGCAAAACGCAAAACTAAAATGGATATACTTGGTTGTATTATCACTGGTGTGGGGTAGTTCATTTATCCTAATTAAAAAATCATTGATAGGTCTAACACCAATGCAATTAGGAGCCTTAAGAACATTATTTGCAGCTGTTTTTTTATTTCTGATTGGTTTTAGAAGCATTAAAACCATTAAGAAAGAAGAATGGAAATGGATTATTATTTCTGGTTTTTTAGGCACATTTATCCCAGCATTTTTATTTGCATTTGCAGAAACTGAAATTGATAGCGGTATAGCCTCAGTTCTAAATTCTACTACGCCACTGGTTACCTTGATTCTAGGGGTCTTAATCTTCTCTATTCGTTTTAGTAGAAACCAGCTAATAGGAGTTGTTGTTGGGTTAATTGGATGTTTAGCGTTAATATTGGAAGGTGCTTCAATACATCCTAATCAGAATTATTGGTATGCCTCGTTAGTGCTTTGTGCATCTGTTTGCTACGCAATGAATGTAAATATTATAAAGCGTTACATGCAGCAAATATCACCCATGGCAATTGCAAATGGTAATTTTATTGTATTAGTGATTCCTTCGCTTATTGTGTTGTATTACTCTAATTTCTTTGATGAGAAAGTAATTACAAATTCCACTATGCATACAAGTTTGATCTATATATCAATTCTTGCAGTAGTAGGAACTGGAATTGCTAAGGTGTTGTTCAATAAATTGGTGCAGATTAGCAGCCCTGTTTTTGCTACTTCAGTTACCTATACAATCCCGATAGTAGCTTTAATGTGGGGATTGTTGGATGGAGAAGAGTTTTCCTTTTATCAAGTAATTGCAGCTGGAATTATAATTTTAGGAGTTTATATTGCAAACCGCAAAAAAATAGAGACCCACTCTTAG
- a CDS encoding DUF4199 domain-containing protein, with amino-acid sequence MKKSTIPVKYGVMIAIGLIAYFLILSLIGMQTNPVFSLGNGIIVAFGLYKALKDYKLEKGSAFEFQKGFMAGLFTGFNSTLIFTIFFAIYVTNINTNFLPEMLANWSSHYHVGVGLVVFVAAIMGFATTFVLTLSFMQLFKDSWNIKKKHNSSPLKA; translated from the coding sequence ATGAAAAAGTCTACAATCCCTGTTAAATATGGCGTTATGATTGCAATTGGACTGATTGCTTATTTTTTAATTTTATCATTAATTGGAATGCAAACTAATCCTGTTTTTAGTCTGGGTAATGGAATTATAGTAGCATTTGGATTATATAAAGCTCTGAAAGATTATAAGCTTGAAAAAGGAAGTGCTTTTGAATTTCAAAAGGGTTTTATGGCGGGATTATTTACAGGGTTTAATTCAACACTTATTTTCACCATTTTCTTTGCTATTTATGTAACTAATATTAATACTAATTTCTTGCCAGAAATGCTTGCCAACTGGAGTTCTCACTATCACGTAGGTGTTGGTCTTGTGGTTTTTGTAGCAGCTATTATGGGTTTTGCAACTACATTCGTACTAACTCTTTCTTTTATGCAGTTATTTAAAGACAGTTGGAATATTAAGAAAAAACATAATTCGAGTCCCTTAAAGGCGTAA
- the rplU gene encoding 50S ribosomal protein L21: MYAIVEIAGQQFKVAKDQKVFVHRLAGEEGDKVSFDKVLLTADGDKVTLGAPAIDGAQVGAKITRHLKGDKVIVFKKKRRKGYRVKNGHRQSLTEIIIESIVASGAKKAAPKKETKKAAPKAEKKVEAKAAAPKKEEAPKKAAPKKSAKADDLKKIEGIGPKIAETLKANGIVTFADLAKADPKQIAEFIKDVRGNHVPDTWPKQAEMAAEGKWDELKEWQDKLDGGIVK; this comes from the coding sequence ATGTACGCAATTGTAGAGATAGCAGGGCAGCAATTTAAAGTTGCAAAAGACCAAAAAGTTTTTGTTCATCGTTTAGCAGGAGAAGAAGGAGATAAAGTTTCTTTTGACAAGGTTCTTCTTACTGCAGATGGAGATAAAGTTACTTTAGGCGCCCCGGCTATAGATGGAGCTCAAGTAGGAGCAAAAATCACAAGACACCTAAAAGGTGATAAAGTTATTGTTTTCAAGAAAAAGAGACGTAAAGGATACCGTGTTAAAAACGGTCACCGTCAGTCTCTAACTGAAATCATAATCGAAAGTATAGTTGCTTCTGGAGCTAAAAAAGCTGCTCCTAAAAAGGAAACTAAGAAAGCTGCACCAAAAGCTGAAAAGAAAGTAGAAGCTAAAGCTGCTGCCCCTAAAAAGGAAGAAGCTCCAAAGAAAGCTGCTCCTAAAAAATCAGCTAAAGCGGATGATCTTAAAAAGATTGAAGGTATTGGACCGAAAATCGCTGAAACTCTAAAAGCTAACGGTATCGTTACTTTTGCTGATCTTGCAAAAGCTGATCCGAAACAAATTGCTGAGTTTATTAAAGATGTTCGTGGAAATCACGTTCCTGATACTTGGCCAAAGCAAGCTGAAATGGCTGCTGAAGGTAAGTGGGATGAGTTAAAAGAATGGCAAGATAAATTAGACGGCGGGATTGTAAAATAA
- the rpmA gene encoding 50S ribosomal protein L27 — translation MAHKKGVGSSKNGRESESKRLGVKIFGGQAAIAGNIIVRQRGTAHKPGENVYAGKDHTLHAKVDGMVKFTKKRDNKSYVSIVPFEA, via the coding sequence ATGGCTCATAAAAAAGGAGTTGGTAGTTCTAAGAATGGTAGAGAATCAGAATCGAAACGCTTAGGTGTTAAGATTTTTGGTGGACAAGCTGCCATCGCTGGTAACATCATTGTAAGACAAAGAGGTACAGCACACAAACCAGGTGAGAATGTTTACGCTGGTAAAGATCATACACTGCACGCTAAAGTGGATGGTATGGTGAAATTTACTAAGAAAAGAGATAATAAATCTTATGTTTCTATAGTTCCTTTTGAAGCATAA
- the ahcY gene encoding adenosylhomocysteinase, giving the protein MSTKTVPYVPYKVKDISLAAWGRKEIELAEAEMPGLMSLREEYKDEQPLKGSRIAGCLHMTIQTAVLIETLQALGAEVTWSSCNIFSTQDQAAAAIADAGIPVYAWKGMNEEEFDWCIEQTLFFGEDRKPLNMILDDGGDLTNMVLDRYPELADGIKGLSEETTTGVHRLYERVKNGTLPMPAINVNDSVTKSKFDNKYGCKESAVDAIRRATDIMLAGKRVTVCGYGDVGKGTAASFKGAGSIVTVTEIDPICALQAAMDGFEVKKLETVIGNSDIVITTTGNKDIVQGHHFEALKDKAIVCNIGHFDNEIDMAWLNKNHGHTKDTIKPQVDKYNVNGNDVIILAEGRLVNLGCATGHPSFVMSNSFTNQTLAQIELWKNSEKYDNEVYMLPKHLDEKVAKLHLAKIGVELTELRNDQAEYIGVTVDGPFKPEHYRY; this is encoded by the coding sequence ATGAGTACCAAAACAGTACCTTATGTTCCTTACAAGGTGAAAGACATTTCATTAGCTGCATGGGGAAGAAAAGAAATCGAACTAGCCGAAGCTGAAATGCCAGGTCTTATGTCACTTCGAGAAGAGTATAAAGATGAGCAACCTCTAAAAGGTTCTCGTATTGCAGGTTGTCTTCACATGACTATTCAAACTGCCGTGTTAATAGAAACATTACAGGCTCTTGGAGCAGAAGTAACCTGGAGTTCTTGTAACATATTTTCCACTCAAGATCAAGCAGCTGCTGCTATTGCAGATGCTGGTATACCAGTATATGCTTGGAAAGGTATGAACGAAGAAGAATTTGATTGGTGTATCGAACAAACGCTATTCTTTGGAGAAGATCGCAAACCATTAAACATGATTCTTGATGATGGTGGAGATTTAACCAATATGGTTTTAGATCGTTACCCGGAACTAGCTGATGGAATCAAAGGTTTATCAGAAGAAACTACTACAGGAGTTCACCGTTTATATGAGCGTGTGAAAAATGGAACCTTACCAATGCCTGCCATTAACGTTAATGATTCTGTTACCAAATCTAAATTTGACAATAAATACGGTTGTAAAGAAAGTGCTGTAGACGCTATTCGTCGTGCAACAGATATTATGTTAGCCGGAAAACGAGTAACTGTTTGTGGATACGGTGATGTTGGTAAAGGAACAGCTGCTTCTTTCAAAGGCGCAGGAAGTATCGTAACTGTAACTGAAATTGACCCTATTTGTGCTTTACAAGCTGCAATGGATGGTTTTGAAGTAAAGAAACTAGAAACTGTTATTGGAAATAGTGATATCGTAATTACTACGACTGGAAATAAAGATATCGTTCAAGGACATCATTTCGAAGCTTTAAAAGACAAAGCTATTGTATGTAATATTGGGCATTTTGATAACGAAATCGATATGGCATGGTTAAACAAAAATCATGGACATACTAAAGATACTATCAAACCTCAAGTTGATAAATATAATGTAAACGGAAATGATGTTATCATCCTTGCTGAAGGTCGTTTAGTGAACTTAGGTTGTGCAACAGGTCACCCAAGTTTTGTAATGAGTAACTCATTTACCAACCAAACGTTAGCACAAATTGAGCTTTGGAAAAACAGTGAAAAATATGATAATGAAGTGTATATGCTACCAAAACATTTAGATGAAAAAGTAGCAAAACTACACTTGGCTAAAATAGGAGTTGAACTTACGGAATTACGTAACGATCAAGCTGAATATATTGGTGTAACTGTAGATGGGCCATTTAAACCTGAGCATTACAGATACTAA
- a CDS encoding 4'-phosphopantetheinyl transferase superfamily protein produces the protein MPLYKTITVDQSTNILIWKIEESFEVLSEGIQLTNHCQNRVDNMKSDMHKRGFMSIRHLLATFGYTDHDLYYDDFGKPHLKDGKQISITHSYEYAGIIVSDKLVGIDIEKQREKIHRIAHKFVESEQEFVSKYKEEEKTRVLTVIWGAKESLYKLYGTAGLSFEQNIHIMPFDLNMPFTAGSISHKDSISHYDITFTEFDGFTCVYALPYE, from the coding sequence ATGCCTCTTTACAAAACTATAACAGTCGATCAAAGTACTAATATATTGATTTGGAAGATAGAAGAGTCTTTTGAAGTTCTATCTGAAGGGATTCAGTTAACGAATCATTGTCAGAACAGAGTTGATAACATGAAATCGGATATGCATAAGCGGGGTTTTATGAGTATTAGGCATTTATTAGCAACTTTTGGGTATACAGATCATGATTTGTATTATGACGATTTTGGAAAACCTCACCTAAAAGATGGGAAACAAATTTCGATAACACATTCTTATGAATACGCAGGAATAATCGTTAGTGATAAACTTGTTGGTATCGATATCGAGAAACAGCGCGAAAAAATTCATCGGATTGCTCATAAATTTGTGGAGTCGGAACAAGAATTTGTAAGTAAATATAAGGAAGAAGAAAAAACACGTGTATTAACAGTTATTTGGGGAGCCAAAGAATCGTTGTATAAACTGTATGGAACTGCTGGATTGAGTTTTGAGCAGAATATACATATTATGCCATTTGATCTAAATATGCCATTTACAGCCGGAAGTATAAGTCATAAGGATAGTATTAGCCATTATGATATTACTTTTACTGAGTTTGATGGTTTTACCTGTGTGTATGCACTTCCATATGAATAA
- the pnuC gene encoding nicotinamide riboside transporter PnuC codes for MNQIFDFLFGQYTEYSTLDISLEITAVLFGIASVFFAWFNKIWVYPTGLVSTSIYVYLLLKWSLLGDMMINAYYFIMSIYGWYIWTRKIDETHTTPISRTSSKEKIIEIIIFIATLIFVYIVYKTFDKWNDWTAYVDTLTTAIFFVGMWLMAKRKIENWIFWIIGDVISIPLYFYKGFTFTSFQYLIFTIMAIQGYLAWKKSLDKTLVTV; via the coding sequence ATGAACCAAATTTTTGATTTTCTCTTTGGTCAATATACAGAATATTCTACACTAGATATTTCTCTAGAAATTACTGCAGTTTTATTTGGAATAGCAAGTGTTTTCTTTGCTTGGTTTAATAAAATATGGGTATATCCTACGGGTTTGGTAAGTACATCGATTTATGTGTACTTACTTTTAAAATGGTCCTTATTAGGTGATATGATGATAAATGCCTATTATTTTATAATGAGTATTTATGGCTGGTATATTTGGACAAGAAAAATTGACGAAACGCATACTACTCCTATTTCTAGAACAAGTTCCAAGGAAAAAATCATAGAAATAATAATTTTTATTGCAACATTAATTTTTGTTTATATTGTATATAAAACATTTGATAAGTGGAATGATTGGACAGCATATGTAGATACATTGACAACAGCCATCTTTTTTGTGGGTATGTGGTTGATGGCTAAAAGAAAAATTGAAAATTGGATTTTTTGGATCATAGGGGATGTTATTTCGATTCCCTTATATTTTTATAAAGGATTTACGTTTACCAGTTTTCAATATTTGATTTTCACAATTATGGCAATTCAAGGGTATTTAGCATGGAAGAAAAGTTTAGACAAAACGCTAGTAACAGTATAA